The Saccopteryx leptura isolate mSacLep1 chromosome 2, mSacLep1_pri_phased_curated, whole genome shotgun sequence genome has a window encoding:
- the UBE2Q1 gene encoding ubiquitin-conjugating enzyme E2 Q1 isoform X1, with protein MQQPQPQGQQQPGPGQHLGGQGAAPGAGGGPGGGPGPGPCLRRELKLLESIFHRGHERFRIASACLDELSCEFLLAGAGGAGAGAAPGPHLSARGSVPGDPVRIHCNITESYPAVPPIWSVESDDPNLAAVLERLVDIKKGNTLLLQHLKRIISDLCKLYNLPQHPDVEMLDQPLPAEQCTQEDVSSEDEDEEMPEDTEDLDHYEMKEEEPAEGKKSEDDGIGKENLAILEKIKKNQRQDYLNGAVSGSVQATDRLMKELRDIYRSQSFKGGNYAVELVNDSLYDWNVKLLKVDQDSALHNDLQILKEKEGADFILLNFSFKDNFPFDPPFVRVVSPVLSGGYVLGGGAICMELLTKQGWSSAYSIESVIMQISATLVKGKARVQFGANKSQYSLTRAQQSYKSLVQIHEKNGWAHHSPLPYDLQAGTHPQRKMANPECRPLLFPKAPLDQLPLNAVFGSYAASVVPSLIFPGRDSSAYCRTMMAILNAKEKNKHRTVSSTQD; from the exons ATGCAGCAGCCGCAGCcgcaggggcagcagcagccgGGGCCGGGGCAGCATCTGGGGGGCCAGGGGGCGGCGCCGGGGGCCGGGGGCGGCCCAGGGGGGGGCCCGGGGCCAGGGCCCTGCCTGAGGCGGGAGCTGAAGCTGCTCGAGTCCATCTTCCACCGCGGCCACGAGCGCTTCCGCATTGCCAGCGCCTGCCTGGACGAGCTGAGCTGCGAGTTCCTGCtggctggggctggaggggccGGGGCGGGGGCCGCACCCGGACCGCATCTCTCCGCACGGGGGTCGGTGCCTGGGGATCCTGTCCGCATCCACTGCAACATCACG GAGTCATACCCTGCTGTTCCCCCCATCTGGTCGGTGGAGTCTGATGACCCTAACTTGGCTGCTGTCTTGGAGAGGCTGGTGGACATAAAGAAAGGGAATACTCTG CTATTGCAGCATCTGAAGAGGATCATCTCCGACCTGTGTAAACTCTATAACCTCCCTCAGCATCCAGATGTGGAGATGCTGGATCAGCCCTTGCCAGCAGAGCAG TGCACACAGGAAGATGTGTCTTCAGAAGATGAAGATGAGGAAATGCCTGAG GACACAGAAGACCTAGATCActatgaaatgaaagaggaagagcCAGCTGAAGGCAAGAAATCTGAAGATGATGGCATCGGAAAAGAAAACTTGGCCATActagagaaaattaaaaagaaccagaGGCAAGATTACTTAAAT GGGGCAGTGTCTGGCTCGGTGCAGGCCACTGACCGGCTGATGAAGGAGCTCAGGGATATATACCGATCACAGAGTTTCAAAGGTG GAAACTATGCAGTGGAACTCGTGAATGACAGTCTTTATGATTGGAATGTCAAACTCCTCAA GGTTGACCAGGACAGCGCTTTGCACAACGATCTCCAGATCCTCAAAGAGAAAGAAGGCGCAGACTTCATCCTACTTAACTTTTCCTTTAAA GATAACTTTCCCTTTGACCCACCATTTGTCAGGGTTGTGTCTCCAGTCCTGTCCGGAGG GTATGTTCTGGGCGGAGGTGCCATCTGCATGGAACTTCTCACCAAACAG GGCTGGAGCAGTGCCTACTCAATAGAGTCAGTGATCATGCAGATCAGTGCCACACTGGTGAAGGGGAAAGCGCGAGTGCAGTTTGGAGCCAACAAA TCTCAATACAGTCTGACAAGAGCACAGCAGTCCTACAAGTCCTTGGTGCAGATCCACGAAAAAAACG GTTGGGCACATCATTCTCCCCTTCCTTATGATCTCCAG GCTGGTACACACCCCCAAAGGAAGATGGCTAACCCCGAGTGTCGCCCCCTCCTCTTTCCCAAGGCACCACTGGACCAATTACCTTTGAATGCTGTATTTGGATCTTACGCTGCCTCTGTGGTTCCCTCCCTCATTTTTCCTGGACGTGATAGCTCTGCCTATTGCAGGACAATGATGGCTATTCTAAAcgctaaggaaaaaaacaaacacagaactgTTTCAAGTACTCAAGACTGA
- the UBE2Q1 gene encoding ubiquitin-conjugating enzyme E2 Q1 isoform X2, with the protein MQQPQPQGQQQPGPGQHLGGQGAAPGAGGGPGGGPGPGPCLRRELKLLESIFHRGHERFRIASACLDELSCEFLLAGAGGAGAGAAPGPHLSARGSVPGDPVRIHCNITESYPAVPPIWSVESDDPNLAAVLERLVDIKKGNTLLLQHLKRIISDLCKLYNLPQHPDVEMLDQPLPAEQCTQEDVSSEDEDEEMPEDTEDLDHYEMKEEEPAEGKKSEDDGIGKENLAILEKIKKNQRQDYLNGAVSGSVQATDRLMKELRDIYRSQSFKGGNYAVELVNDSLYDWNVKLLKVDQDSALHNDLQILKEKEGADFILLNFSFKDNFPFDPPFVRVVSPVLSGGYVLGGGAICMELLTKQGWSSAYSIESVIMQISATLVKGKARVQFGANKSQYSLTRAQQSYKSLVQIHEKNGTTGPITFECCIWILRCLCGSLPHFSWT; encoded by the exons ATGCAGCAGCCGCAGCcgcaggggcagcagcagccgGGGCCGGGGCAGCATCTGGGGGGCCAGGGGGCGGCGCCGGGGGCCGGGGGCGGCCCAGGGGGGGGCCCGGGGCCAGGGCCCTGCCTGAGGCGGGAGCTGAAGCTGCTCGAGTCCATCTTCCACCGCGGCCACGAGCGCTTCCGCATTGCCAGCGCCTGCCTGGACGAGCTGAGCTGCGAGTTCCTGCtggctggggctggaggggccGGGGCGGGGGCCGCACCCGGACCGCATCTCTCCGCACGGGGGTCGGTGCCTGGGGATCCTGTCCGCATCCACTGCAACATCACG GAGTCATACCCTGCTGTTCCCCCCATCTGGTCGGTGGAGTCTGATGACCCTAACTTGGCTGCTGTCTTGGAGAGGCTGGTGGACATAAAGAAAGGGAATACTCTG CTATTGCAGCATCTGAAGAGGATCATCTCCGACCTGTGTAAACTCTATAACCTCCCTCAGCATCCAGATGTGGAGATGCTGGATCAGCCCTTGCCAGCAGAGCAG TGCACACAGGAAGATGTGTCTTCAGAAGATGAAGATGAGGAAATGCCTGAG GACACAGAAGACCTAGATCActatgaaatgaaagaggaagagcCAGCTGAAGGCAAGAAATCTGAAGATGATGGCATCGGAAAAGAAAACTTGGCCATActagagaaaattaaaaagaaccagaGGCAAGATTACTTAAAT GGGGCAGTGTCTGGCTCGGTGCAGGCCACTGACCGGCTGATGAAGGAGCTCAGGGATATATACCGATCACAGAGTTTCAAAGGTG GAAACTATGCAGTGGAACTCGTGAATGACAGTCTTTATGATTGGAATGTCAAACTCCTCAA GGTTGACCAGGACAGCGCTTTGCACAACGATCTCCAGATCCTCAAAGAGAAAGAAGGCGCAGACTTCATCCTACTTAACTTTTCCTTTAAA GATAACTTTCCCTTTGACCCACCATTTGTCAGGGTTGTGTCTCCAGTCCTGTCCGGAGG GTATGTTCTGGGCGGAGGTGCCATCTGCATGGAACTTCTCACCAAACAG GGCTGGAGCAGTGCCTACTCAATAGAGTCAGTGATCATGCAGATCAGTGCCACACTGGTGAAGGGGAAAGCGCGAGTGCAGTTTGGAGCCAACAAA TCTCAATACAGTCTGACAAGAGCACAGCAGTCCTACAAGTCCTTGGTGCAGATCCACGAAAAAAACG GCACCACTGGACCAATTACCTTTGAATGCTGTATTTGGATCTTACGCTGCCTCTGTGGTTCCCTCCCTCATTTTTCCTGGACGTGA
- the UBE2Q1 gene encoding ubiquitin-conjugating enzyme E2 Q1 isoform X3: MQQPQPQGQQQPGPGQHLGGQGAAPGAGGGPGGGPGPGPCLRRELKLLESIFHRGHERFRIASACLDELSCEFLLAGAGGAGAGAAPGPHLSARGSVPGDPVRIHCNITESYPAVPPIWSVESDDPNLAAVLERLVDIKKGNTLLLQHLKRIISDLCKLYNLPQHPDVEMLDQPLPAEQCTQEDVSSEDEDEEMPEDTEDLDHYEMKEEEPAEGKKSEDDGIGKENLAILEKIKKNQRQDYLNGAVSGSVQATDRLMKELRDIYRSQSFKGGNYAVELVNDSLYDWNVKLLKVDQDSALHNDLQILKEKEGADFILLNFSFKDNFPFDPPFVRVVSPVLSGGYVLGGGAICMELLTKQGWSSAYSIESVIMQISATLVKGKARVQFGANKSQYSLTRAQQSYKSLVQIHEKNGWYTPPKEDG, encoded by the exons ATGCAGCAGCCGCAGCcgcaggggcagcagcagccgGGGCCGGGGCAGCATCTGGGGGGCCAGGGGGCGGCGCCGGGGGCCGGGGGCGGCCCAGGGGGGGGCCCGGGGCCAGGGCCCTGCCTGAGGCGGGAGCTGAAGCTGCTCGAGTCCATCTTCCACCGCGGCCACGAGCGCTTCCGCATTGCCAGCGCCTGCCTGGACGAGCTGAGCTGCGAGTTCCTGCtggctggggctggaggggccGGGGCGGGGGCCGCACCCGGACCGCATCTCTCCGCACGGGGGTCGGTGCCTGGGGATCCTGTCCGCATCCACTGCAACATCACG GAGTCATACCCTGCTGTTCCCCCCATCTGGTCGGTGGAGTCTGATGACCCTAACTTGGCTGCTGTCTTGGAGAGGCTGGTGGACATAAAGAAAGGGAATACTCTG CTATTGCAGCATCTGAAGAGGATCATCTCCGACCTGTGTAAACTCTATAACCTCCCTCAGCATCCAGATGTGGAGATGCTGGATCAGCCCTTGCCAGCAGAGCAG TGCACACAGGAAGATGTGTCTTCAGAAGATGAAGATGAGGAAATGCCTGAG GACACAGAAGACCTAGATCActatgaaatgaaagaggaagagcCAGCTGAAGGCAAGAAATCTGAAGATGATGGCATCGGAAAAGAAAACTTGGCCATActagagaaaattaaaaagaaccagaGGCAAGATTACTTAAAT GGGGCAGTGTCTGGCTCGGTGCAGGCCACTGACCGGCTGATGAAGGAGCTCAGGGATATATACCGATCACAGAGTTTCAAAGGTG GAAACTATGCAGTGGAACTCGTGAATGACAGTCTTTATGATTGGAATGTCAAACTCCTCAA GGTTGACCAGGACAGCGCTTTGCACAACGATCTCCAGATCCTCAAAGAGAAAGAAGGCGCAGACTTCATCCTACTTAACTTTTCCTTTAAA GATAACTTTCCCTTTGACCCACCATTTGTCAGGGTTGTGTCTCCAGTCCTGTCCGGAGG GTATGTTCTGGGCGGAGGTGCCATCTGCATGGAACTTCTCACCAAACAG GGCTGGAGCAGTGCCTACTCAATAGAGTCAGTGATCATGCAGATCAGTGCCACACTGGTGAAGGGGAAAGCGCGAGTGCAGTTTGGAGCCAACAAA TCTCAATACAGTCTGACAAGAGCACAGCAGTCCTACAAGTCCTTGGTGCAGATCCACGAAAAAAACG GCTGGTACACACCCCCAAAGGAAGATGGCTAA